GTTGACTGAACTCATTAAAGGACACCCGAGGCTGCTTCGTGgtttaagtttcttctttccacAGGTTAACAGAGACATCCATCATGAGGCTAAGAGAACCATCATTCTCAAGGATAAGGCAACCATCCCTCCCGAGGCTGCTTATCGGGGTGCTAAGTCTActtataccaaaataaaacaaattgagcCTGACTGGGAGAATTTTATGAACATGCTTAAGGTATAAAATGCTAAAATggttcataatttttttactaatgtatgattttagtaatttatatCTTCGTATCTGCAGACAAGGTTTCGGAGCCTTGATACTCATGTAGTTGAGTCATTTCTCAAGATAATGATAATGTatgatgaaggaaaaaaatcggAAAAGGAGGTGCAAGAGGAGGTAGGTTCTCTGTGGGCTATTTTGCGTTGTcctttcacttttttttttttttttttttggtttgatatggTTATAATATATCTTGCAGGTCGTTGATCTTCTCTATTATCATGAAGATTTGATCGACAAGTTTTTCAGATTGTTTAACATGAGAAAATAATCTTCTAGCACCAAGATCTCTAACTCTTGGTGTGGAAAATGTATATGAAGTTTCTTTAAATAGACTTTTGAGTTCAGTTCGAATCTTTTGACATAcacatatgttttattttatatgtttcatttttaCCAAGAAGATCGTCGTGTCAATTAGATTCAGTAATTAATAATCAAagtattacaaatttacaactGAACTCGAAATCCTAAAACCTAAACAGTAATCCTAAATGATGTGTCAATTTGTCTTTCTTTCATCACGTAAGCAATGAACGTAGAACCAAGCTGTAACCATGTCATTTACCAAAACATTggtatttttctcttttaacttTGACATTTTGTTCAGAGTAAAAAAAATGGGACCAAATTATAGGACATATAGTTATATTTGATTCAATTTAAAATCTGATGTAGGCTTATTGGAAAAGAATatcaataaactaaaattatttgaaacaaatcttcaaaataataaatataaaaaaatttcgaTTATAATtctactttttatttgatgttttaggagtaaaatctaaatctcGACAAATcctaaaaaccaaatcttcACAATATTTACATCTTAATAACTACAACTTTAACAGTTAAACAAATGATAgtgtattttctttatattgaATAATGTTATAAAGCAAATTTACGAGtatttgttgacaaaaaataaagaaagtaaaatttaCTAGATTTATATCTCTGTTATTTTAAGATCTATGACATTAATACTTTTGACTCGTTGTCTATTTTTTATACCAACTATATAAGTTAAAGTGTTTTCTAAAAAAGATATTGCAATTATATATGCCACATTGTAACAAAAGTGATTTAAACTCTCGGAAAAGttaaaagtaataaataaGCTTTCACAGATGCTTGTAAAGCTttacaatttaaattatttattactaaatttacataaatatatgtataattaaaatttacataaaaatctgtaaattgtaattaatgtgaaatttttatttacaactAACATGTGTTTATTATATTTAGTATTATGATACAATTGCAAAAggtctatttttttttatatatatataaagaccTATACAGCTCaaattaaaatcattcaaGTTCTAGTGGTGAACCTTATACCCATAGTAAATTTTCTGGTTTGTTACTTTGAACTCATTTCACAATTCTTATTTGATcgttttttcttatcaatctAAATTTTAGTAGTATCATGTTCTCATGTTTTGCAATCTGCATAGTGCATAGTTCATTGCATGTACTTTTCAATTCTAGTAATTGTGAGTTACGATCCCCTAATGCAAAATTCTGTTTCCCCCCaccccccaaaaaaaagtttaagttacttttaaagaaaagagGTCATGTATTT
This sequence is a window from Arabidopsis thaliana chromosome 1 sequence. Protein-coding genes within it:
- a CDS encoding Paired amphipathic helix (PAH2) superfamily protein (Paired amphipathic helix (PAH2) superfamily protein; FUNCTIONS IN: molecular_function unknown; INVOLVED IN: regulation of transcription, DNA-dependent; LOCATED IN: nucleus; EXPRESSED IN: 18 plant structures; EXPRESSED DURING: 12 growth stages; CONTAINS InterPro DOMAIN/s: Paired amphipathic helix (InterPro:IPR003822); BEST Arabidopsis thaliana protein match is: Paired amphipathic helix (PAH2) superfamily protein (TAIR:AT1G24210.1); Has 568 Blast hits to 542 proteins in 154 species: Archae - 0; Bacteria - 4; Metazoa - 189; Fungi - 136; Plants - 215; Viruses - 0; Other Eukaryotes - 24 (source: NCBI BLink).); the encoded protein is MVERRVQVEPTLSDAHSYITAVKEAFHDEPTKYEEFIKLMNDIRDHGVDKASGIAKLTELIKGHPRLLRGLSFFFPQVNRDIHHEAKRTIILKDKATIPPEAAYRGAKSTYTKIKQIEPDWENFMNMLKTRFRSLDTHVVESFLKIMIMYDEGKKSEKEVQEEVVDLLYYHEDLIDKFFRLFNMRK